In Anaerolineales bacterium, one DNA window encodes the following:
- a CDS encoding ABC transporter ATP-binding protein, giving the protein MRKSYLMTAFLRFQDLTKSYYEGDVQRVVLQNAHAEFKPGEMTAIIGKSGSGKSTLLNLISGIDAPDSGQIWVEGRDLAALPERERTLFRRARIGFIFQFYNLIPTLTVGENISLPLELNRFPRAQAQKKAKDFLDSVGLVDRWTTFPEKLSGGEQQRVALARALVHDPLLILADEPTGNLDEETGTQVMSLLAKLTREQNRTLLMVTHSVETASYADRVLRLSHGQLVTER; this is encoded by the coding sequence TTGCGAAAGTCCTACCTGATGACAGCCTTCCTGCGTTTCCAAGACCTGACCAAATCCTATTATGAGGGCGACGTGCAACGCGTCGTCCTGCAGAACGCGCACGCCGAATTCAAGCCCGGCGAAATGACCGCCATCATCGGCAAGAGCGGGAGCGGCAAGAGCACCCTGCTAAATCTGATCAGCGGCATCGACGCGCCTGACAGCGGGCAGATCTGGGTGGAGGGGCGCGACCTCGCCGCCCTGCCCGAGCGCGAGCGCACCCTGTTCCGCCGCGCGCGCATCGGTTTCATTTTTCAGTTCTACAATTTAATCCCCACGCTGACCGTCGGCGAGAACATCAGCCTGCCGCTGGAACTTAACCGCTTCCCGCGTGCTCAAGCACAGAAGAAAGCCAAAGATTTTCTGGACTCTGTCGGACTGGTCGACCGTTGGACGACGTTTCCCGAGAAACTCTCCGGCGGCGAACAACAGCGCGTCGCACTTGCCCGGGCGCTGGTCCACGACCCGTTGCTAATCCTCGCCGACGAACCGACTGGCAACCTGGATGAAGAAACCGGCACACAGGTTATGTCCCTGCTGGCAAAACTAACCCGCGAACAAAACCGCACCCTGCTGATGGTCACGCATAGCGTCGAAACCGCCTCCTACGCGGATAGAGTCTTGCGTCTCTCGCACGGTCAACTGGTAACGGAGCGCTGA
- the crtI gene encoding phytoene desaturase family protein — MKTKTVLVIGAGIGGITAATHLAKRGLHVTVIEKNPHAGGRCDRISRDGHHFDTGPTLLVMPLLYEAEFAALGVSMRETLDLQRVDPTYHLVFDDGSQLALTSDMKSMQEQLEGFERGSFQGLLRYMDEGHRHYHLGIEKLVRPDFRNASDFFKLGNLPLLQQVKPLAKHYANMKRYFDDPRLKAAFTFQDVYMGLSPFEAPATFSMMAYTELAHGVWYPRGGMYQVVEALMLLAQEAGVEFLFNSSAEQVEVNGRSTRGVWVDGQLLEADAVLANADLPYVYQNLIPQDGEARKLSRKRYSCSVISFFWGMDKPYETLPPHTLFLARDYRANFERIIRDLSLPANPSLYIHAPARLDPSMAPCGEDTLIAIVPVGHMSGNGDQDWAGLRDEARMHVFRRLASLGITDLEAHIKFEMTFTPLSWKKRYNLAKGSTHGLCHNLTQLGYFRPDFQHPRYRNLYFTGASTRPGTGMPTAMVSGRQSAHRILNDLRIQGVEQ, encoded by the coding sequence ATGAAAACAAAAACTGTACTTGTGATAGGGGCGGGCATCGGCGGGATCACCGCCGCAACCCATCTGGCAAAACGCGGACTGCATGTGACCGTCATCGAGAAGAACCCCCATGCGGGCGGGCGTTGTGACCGCATCAGCCGCGACGGACATCATTTCGACACGGGTCCGACTCTGCTGGTGATGCCGCTGCTCTACGAAGCGGAGTTTGCCGCACTTGGCGTATCCATGCGCGAGACGCTCGACCTGCAACGCGTCGACCCGACCTATCATCTGGTCTTCGATGATGGCAGCCAACTCGCGCTGACATCCGACATGAAATCCATGCAGGAGCAACTCGAAGGGTTCGAGCGCGGAAGTTTTCAAGGTCTCCTGCGCTACATGGACGAGGGGCATCGTCACTATCATCTTGGTATCGAGAAACTGGTTCGCCCAGATTTTCGCAACGCATCCGATTTTTTCAAGCTGGGCAACCTGCCATTGCTTCAACAAGTTAAGCCATTGGCAAAACATTATGCCAATATGAAGCGCTACTTCGACGACCCGCGCCTCAAAGCCGCATTCACATTCCAGGACGTGTACATGGGCTTGAGTCCGTTCGAGGCGCCCGCCACCTTTTCGATGATGGCGTACACCGAACTGGCGCACGGCGTGTGGTATCCGCGCGGCGGCATGTATCAAGTCGTCGAAGCGCTCATGTTGCTGGCGCAAGAGGCTGGGGTGGAGTTCCTCTTCAATTCGTCCGCCGAGCAGGTCGAGGTCAACGGAAGAAGCACACGCGGCGTCTGGGTGGACGGTCAACTGCTCGAAGCAGATGCCGTCCTCGCCAACGCCGACCTCCCGTACGTCTATCAAAACCTTATACCGCAGGATGGCGAAGCCAGAAAGTTAAGTCGTAAACGCTATTCGTGTTCGGTCATCAGTTTTTTCTGGGGGATGGATAAGCCCTATGAGACGCTCCCGCCGCACACGCTCTTCCTTGCGCGTGACTACCGCGCCAACTTCGAGCGCATCATCCGTGACCTGAGCCTGCCCGCCAATCCCAGTCTGTACATCCACGCCCCAGCCCGCCTCGACCCGTCCATGGCACCGTGTGGAGAAGATACTTTGATTGCCATTGTCCCTGTCGGGCACATGAGTGGGAATGGCGACCAGGATTGGGCTGGCTTGCGCGACGAAGCGCGGATGCATGTTTTCAGGAGGCTGGCTTCGTTGGGAATTACCGACCTGGAAGCGCATATCAAATTCGAGATGACCTTCACGCCGCTTTCGTGGAAGAAACGCTATAACCTTGCGAAAGGCTCCACGCACGGGCTGTGTCACAACCTGACCCAGTTGGGTTACTTCCGTCCCGATTTTCAACATCCGCGTTATAGAAATTTGTATTTCACTGGCGCGAGCACCCGCCCCGGCACGGGCATGCCGACAGCAATGGTCTCGGGACGCCAGTCCGCCCACCGAATTCTGAACGACCTAAGAATCC
- the heR gene encoding heliorhodopsin HeR, translating to MATKSKGTDSSTSATERKFTGLRRFNLIMGFLHLAQGIFMIGVSNDTTYPIFTNYLNFDLATRSLKPGTELFYELPFGPAVAMFLLISAVAHFYLSTIGYGSYVQNLKKGMNPVRFYEYALSSSLMIVLIGMLIGLWDLGAIILLFTLNATMNLFGIMMELHNQHTQKTDWTAFIYGCVAGFIPWVVIMLYFVGAVNSGDGSAKPPAFVYAIVPTLFVFFNIFAINMVLQYKKIGPWKDYLFGERAYIILSLLAKTVLCWLIWTGTLAPV from the coding sequence ATGGCAACCAAAAGTAAAGGAACGGACAGTTCAACAAGCGCAACGGAGCGCAAGTTTACCGGATTGCGGCGATTCAACCTGATCATGGGATTCCTGCACCTAGCTCAGGGGATATTCATGATCGGGGTCAGCAATGACACCACCTACCCCATCTTCACCAATTATCTGAATTTTGACCTCGCCACCCGTTCGTTGAAGCCGGGCACTGAGCTATTCTATGAACTTCCTTTCGGCCCAGCCGTTGCGATGTTCCTGCTTATCTCAGCTGTGGCGCACTTCTATCTGTCAACCATCGGGTATGGGAGTTATGTCCAGAATCTCAAGAAGGGTATGAACCCGGTGCGTTTCTATGAGTATGCCCTGAGTTCATCGCTGATGATCGTGCTGATCGGCATGTTGATCGGGCTTTGGGATCTGGGCGCGATCATCCTGCTCTTCACGCTCAACGCCACGATGAACCTGTTTGGCATCATGATGGAGTTGCATAACCAGCACACCCAAAAGACCGACTGGACCGCATTTATCTATGGCTGTGTCGCCGGGTTCATCCCGTGGGTGGTGATCATGCTGTACTTTGTGGGCGCAGTAAATTCCGGCGATGGCAGTGCCAAGCCACCTGCCTTCGTGTACGCCATCGTTCCCACACTGTTTGTCTTCTTTAACATTTTCGCCATCAACATGGTTTTACAATACAAAAAGATCGGCCCCTGGAAGGATTATCTGTTCGGCGAACGCGCCTACATCATCCTGAGCTTATTAGCCAAAACCGTGTTGTGCTGGCTAATCTGGACCGGCACCCTGGCTCCTGTATAA
- a CDS encoding dienelactone hydrolase family protein, which translates to MKIVRRVLLGLLFVVVLVVVLLVGSVAADYVLGAGRVDRISNTTIPGMSGIPDVRAYVAKPEGAGPFPVVIMIHEFFGLNESIVSKADGLAAEGYLVVAPDTFRGSTTSWIPRAIYQVSTTKPEQVNADLDTVYAWLEAQPAVDSSRIAIIGFCYGGRTALAYSLHNNQLAATVVFYGSPETDPAVLKNLPGPVLGIFGGADQSIPLENVTAFETALTQAGVQHEITIYPDQPHAFVQDMAGIRAGGAQGQAWAQMLKFLGVHLSQPGAGQTGQSIAYLPEFDWQYYLMLTYEHAFGTASHMH; encoded by the coding sequence ATGAAAATCGTCAGGCGTGTTTTGTTGGGGTTGCTGTTTGTTGTGGTTTTAGTGGTTGTGTTGTTGGTCGGCTCGGTTGCCGCGGATTATGTCTTGGGCGCCGGGCGTGTTGACCGAATTTCCAATACCACCATTCCTGGAATGAGCGGTATACCCGATGTACGAGCTTACGTTGCAAAACCTGAGGGTGCCGGCCCATTTCCGGTTGTGATTATGATTCATGAATTCTTTGGCTTGAACGAATCCATTGTTAGCAAGGCGGATGGCCTGGCCGCCGAAGGGTACCTGGTTGTTGCCCCCGATACGTTTCGCGGCTCCACAACCTCCTGGATTCCCCGCGCGATTTATCAGGTCAGCACCACCAAGCCTGAACAGGTCAATGCCGACCTGGATACAGTCTACGCCTGGTTGGAAGCCCAACCGGCTGTTGACAGCTCGCGGATTGCGATTATCGGGTTTTGTTATGGTGGGCGTACTGCGCTTGCCTACAGCCTGCATAACAACCAGTTGGCGGCTACCGTTGTTTTCTACGGTTCTCCCGAGACTGACCCCGCTGTGTTGAAAAACCTGCCGGGCCCCGTTTTGGGAATTTTTGGCGGAGCCGATCAATCCATCCCGTTGGAGAACGTGACAGCCTTCGAGACGGCCTTGACCCAGGCCGGGGTTCAGCATGAAATCACGATCTATCCCGATCAGCCACATGCTTTTGTCCAGGACATGGCGGGTATTCGGGCTGGTGGCGCTCAGGGCCAAGCCTGGGCGCAAATGCTCAAATTTTTGGGTGTCCACCTCAGCCAGCCTGGCGCGGGCCAAACCGGCCAATCAATTGCATATCTCCCTGAGTTTGATTGGCAGTATTATCTGATGTTAACCTACGAACATGCTTTTGGCACAGCCAGTCACATGCACTGA
- a CDS encoding heme-binding protein: protein MAETPKYSVFRKQNEFEIRQYPGYIQAEVIVEDTNYKSAIEKGFNFLAGYIFGNNISRQKIEMTTPVQASQSEKIAMTTPVTVTGAASFTVAFIMPAEYTLETLPQPKDTRIHFTHLPPRTMAAIRFSGYFQQETIQKNKQRLSHWLEEQGFETEGDFLVAGYNPPWVPGFLARNEVLIQIKSEANSQP from the coding sequence ATGGCCGAAACCCCAAAGTATTCCGTATTCAGGAAACAAAACGAATTTGAAATTCGGCAATATCCGGGTTATATCCAAGCCGAGGTGATTGTCGAGGATACGAACTACAAATCAGCGATTGAAAAAGGGTTCAATTTTCTGGCGGGCTATATTTTCGGCAATAACATATCGCGACAGAAAATCGAGATGACTACGCCTGTCCAGGCTTCGCAATCCGAGAAAATTGCCATGACCACCCCGGTGACCGTCACCGGTGCAGCGAGCTTCACCGTGGCTTTCATTATGCCTGCCGAATACACCCTGGAAACGCTGCCTCAACCGAAAGATACTCGTATTCATTTCACACACCTCCCACCCAGAACCATGGCTGCCATCCGTTTTTCGGGATATTTCCAGCAAGAGACGATCCAGAAAAACAAGCAGCGCCTCAGTCATTGGCTGGAGGAACAGGGATTTGAAACCGAAGGTGATTTTCTCGTGGCTGGTTATAACCCTCCGTGGGTGCCGGGTTTTTTGGCGCGTAATGAAGTTTTGATTCAGATCAAGAGCGAAGCAAATTCGCAACCCTAA
- a CDS encoding nitroreductase family deazaflavin-dependent oxidoreductase, whose protein sequence is MNHKTWIESMPYPKGLLKWLYKLPILLYRMGMGFLIGRLFMTLTTIGRKSGQPRRTGIEFHEFEGKPTVMSGWGTKADWYRNLDANPRATIQTWRGAQSVRARRITTEEELTRAFEWTQSNPTMRNMMKRAQVEMTLEQFLAEKERFTFVTFEPTTQVTPSPLQADLAWLWAFLLLICLLLTCFMMH, encoded by the coding sequence ATGAATCATAAAACCTGGATCGAGAGCATGCCCTACCCCAAAGGGCTGCTGAAGTGGCTATATAAATTGCCCATCCTGCTCTACCGAATGGGAATGGGTTTTCTCATTGGCCGCCTGTTCATGACGCTGACCACCATCGGACGAAAAAGCGGTCAGCCGCGCCGGACGGGCATCGAATTCCACGAGTTTGAAGGCAAACCAACCGTGATGAGCGGCTGGGGAACAAAAGCGGATTGGTACCGTAACCTCGACGCCAACCCCCGCGCCACAATCCAGACCTGGCGCGGGGCGCAATCCGTTCGGGCGCGGCGCATCACAACAGAAGAAGAGTTAACCCGCGCCTTTGAATGGACACAATCCAACCCCACGATGCGAAACATGATGAAAAGAGCCCAGGTTGAGATGACTTTGGAACAATTTCTCGCCGAAAAAGAACGCTTCACTTTTGTGACGTTCGAACCCACCACCCAGGTCACCCCTTCGCCCCTACAAGCAGATTTGGCCTGGCTCTGGGCGTTTTTGCTACTTATCTGTTTGTTGTTAACATGCTTTATGATGCATTAA
- a CDS encoding lipocalin-like domain-containing protein, which produces MNFLKLPLFHTILISTALLLTACTPQTTPAAELQAVDFSPEIPEGFTSADGSRPLTFPADFGAHPDFRTEWWYYTGNLSTPDGRPFGFELTVFRVSLVPPTVDLPADSAWYGDSLYFAHFALSDIEANEFHAYERYSRAGPGLAGAQASPYRVWLEDWSIVEIDKDSYRLQATQDGLATDLNLTDEMGVILHGENGYSRKGQEVTNASYYYSQPRLRADGLVRVRGKTYPVSGLAWKDHEFSTGVLDKVQIGWDWLSLQLDDGSALMLFQLRESGGGTSDSSSGTFIHADGSTRSLQNDDFSITVLDQWRSPHTAGMYPAAWNIQLNEPNCELNVQPRMADQEVNFPAVTYWEGAVRFEGTCDGKSVNGNGYIELTGYAGNLPLP; this is translated from the coding sequence ATGAACTTTCTAAAACTCCCACTCTTTCATACGATTCTCATTTCAACCGCGCTCCTGTTGACTGCCTGCACCCCGCAAACGACCCCTGCCGCCGAGCTGCAAGCCGTGGATTTCTCCCCTGAAATCCCGGAAGGATTCACCTCCGCAGATGGATCACGTCCCCTGACCTTTCCAGCCGATTTTGGTGCGCATCCAGACTTTCGGACGGAATGGTGGTACTACACCGGAAACCTGTCCACGCCAGATGGTCGTCCCTTCGGCTTCGAGTTGACCGTGTTTCGAGTGAGCTTGGTGCCCCCGACAGTTGACCTGCCCGCTGACTCAGCGTGGTATGGCGACAGCCTGTATTTTGCCCACTTTGCCCTGAGCGACATCGAGGCAAACGAGTTCCATGCTTACGAACGCTACTCCCGCGCGGGACCCGGCTTGGCAGGCGCGCAGGCAAGTCCGTACCGCGTCTGGCTCGAAGATTGGAGCATTGTCGAGATAGACAAAGACTCCTATCGCCTGCAAGCCACACAGGACGGGCTTGCCACTGACCTGAACCTGACCGATGAAATGGGCGTCATCCTGCACGGCGAGAACGGGTACAGCCGCAAGGGACAAGAAGTAACAAACGCCTCATACTATTACAGTCAGCCGCGCCTGCGCGCTGATGGGTTGGTGCGAGTGCGAGGTAAAACGTACCCGGTCAGCGGGCTGGCGTGGAAAGACCACGAATTCAGCACCGGCGTTTTGGATAAAGTACAGATCGGCTGGGACTGGTTATCCCTGCAACTCGACGATGGCTCAGCGTTGATGCTGTTCCAGTTGCGCGAATCAGGCGGCGGGACGTCTGATTCGTCCAGCGGGACCTTTATCCACGCTGACGGCTCGACCCGCTCCCTGCAAAACGACGATTTCAGCATCACCGTCCTCGACCAGTGGCGCAGTCCACACACAGCAGGTATGTATCCTGCCGCGTGGAACATCCAACTGAATGAACCGAACTGCGAATTGAACGTCCAACCAAGGATGGCGGACCAGGAGGTCAACTTCCCTGCGGTCACGTACTGGGAGGGTGCCGTCCGCTTTGAAGGGACATGCGATGGCAAGTCTGTGAACGGGAATGGCTACATCGAGTTGACAGGGTATGCCGGGAACCTGCCCCTGCCGTAG
- a CDS encoding squalene/phytoene synthase family protein produces MTQTIPGNNIEDDVDKQANTSGRLGASITKTASKQTYYTIRFIADHERAADAYRAYGYFRWVDDVIDEGSGSPYGDDAGAERIAFVERQKSILEACYRGDSPRDATSQEMMLVDLIRNDTERNSGLQIYLRNMMDVMVFDAGRRGRVVSQAELFEYSHKLAKAVTEALYYFIGHDDPSPPHEARYLAVHAAHITHMLRDAQEDVENGYFNIPREHLEACGISPHQVNSQAYRDWVCGRVQFARGYFKVGRECTAQVKNWRLRLAGYAYTARFAWMLDAIERDNYCLRSEYPERKGFAAGLWMAWHTITSMFTLQPPRTEARKLASQPVRFEKR; encoded by the coding sequence ATGACACAAACCATACCTGGAAATAACATCGAGGATGACGTGGACAAGCAAGCTAACACAAGCGGGCGGCTGGGCGCTTCCATCACAAAAACAGCCAGCAAGCAGACCTATTATACGATCCGTTTCATTGCAGACCATGAGCGCGCCGCCGACGCGTATCGGGCATACGGATATTTCCGCTGGGTGGACGATGTCATCGACGAAGGATCAGGCTCCCCCTACGGGGATGATGCGGGCGCGGAAAGAATCGCATTTGTCGAGCGGCAAAAGTCAATTCTGGAGGCATGTTATCGGGGCGATTCGCCCCGCGACGCAACCAGCCAGGAGATGATGCTGGTCGACCTCATCCGTAACGACACCGAAAGGAACAGCGGACTGCAAATCTATTTGCGCAACATGATGGACGTGATGGTCTTCGATGCCGGGCGGCGCGGACGAGTTGTCTCGCAGGCGGAGTTGTTCGAGTACTCGCACAAACTGGCGAAGGCGGTCACGGAGGCGTTGTATTACTTCATCGGTCACGATGATCCTTCTCCGCCTCACGAAGCGCGTTATCTGGCGGTGCATGCGGCTCACATCACCCACATGCTGCGGGATGCGCAGGAGGATGTGGAAAACGGCTATTTCAACATCCCGCGCGAGCATCTTGAAGCGTGTGGAATTTCACCGCATCAGGTGAACAGTCAGGCATACCGCGACTGGGTTTGCGGGCGGGTCCAGTTCGCGCGCGGCTATTTCAAGGTGGGACGCGAATGCACGGCGCAGGTGAAGAATTGGCGCCTCCGCCTGGCTGGATATGCGTACACGGCGCGCTTCGCATGGATGCTGGATGCCATCGAACGCGACAACTATTGCCTGCGTTCCGAATATCCAGAACGGAAGGGATTTGCAGCAGGGTTGTGGATGGCTTGGCATACGATAACTTCCATGTTCACGTTGCAGCCACCCAGGACCGAAGCGCGCAAACTGGCGTCGCAACCTGTGCGGTTCGAGAAGAGGTAA
- a CDS encoding ATP-binding protein, giving the protein MQYTPQNGTVTVTIEREKSFAKFSIHDTGIGISAEHLAHIFDHFYRVDKSRSRAHGGSGIGLTIAKHLVETQGGKIWAESEGENKGSEFIFTLPLG; this is encoded by the coding sequence TTGCAATACACGCCCCAAAACGGCACAGTGACCGTGACCATTGAGCGCGAAAAATCGTTTGCGAAATTCTCCATCCACGATACGGGCATTGGCATTTCTGCCGAACACCTTGCGCACATCTTCGACCACTTCTACCGCGTGGACAAATCCCGCTCGCGCGCACATGGCGGCTCAGGCATTGGGTTGACGATTGCAAAACATCTCGTAGAAACGCAGGGCGGGAAAATTTGGGCGGAGAGTGAAGGTGAAAATAAAGGCAGTGAATTTATCTTTACCCTGCCTTTGGGGTGA
- a CDS encoding ABC transporter permease has protein sequence MLSLRTLLRHPIQFALMTLGIALGVAVMVGIDLANASAERAFDLSASAITGRATHAIVAGSGGVDETLYVRLRTDPQWRGQFESAPTVRAFVVSPQLGEIPFTLLGIDPFAEAPFRSYLGGGQGFDFRSIAPLLTQPGAILLSAPTAERYGLTLCTNELNDSCRLDLSINGETRPAYFAGLLEPSDDFTRRALDTLIITDIATAQSLTGTAGELTQIDLILPEDFDTAAFTSVLPAGNLLVASATRNDQVNTMTAAFRVNLTALSLLALVVGIFLIYNTMTFSVIQRRAMFGTLRSLGYTREQVFGMVLGEAALVGALGAGIGLGLGVLLGQGAVQMVTQTINDLFFVVSVRGVQIPASSLLKGGLAGLFASLLAAAPPAWEAASVPPRLALSRAGLESKADAAVNLAAVLGIFAALDGGLILTIPTRDLVVSFTGTFAVVIGLAALTPFVTVTLMRLLNDPLAALFGLLGRLAPRNVIRSQSRTVVAVAALMIAVSVTIGVQVMITSFRTTVTLWLDQTLQGDIYVAAQGLSATRLDTPLDPEVISIALSHPLVQSSAVVRVISVETESGSVDLVAATPDPLLDARILLDGNPDEVVRKMRDGAILLSEPLAARLGIDSANGTFPLLTPEGWVQFPVAGIYADYASTSGTIRMDIDVYRSIWKDNTFNGVSLTLIPSADVDSVTADLRGQLTGFERVQVNPSGALRDDAIKIFDRTFAITTAMQLVTTLVAFIGVLSSLLALQLEKAREMGILRALGLTLSEMRHLTFWETGLLGASAGLLALPTGYILAWILIFIINQRSFGWTLQMQMEPLPFAQAFVLAVSAALLAAVYPAWRLSHMQTAEALRGE, from the coding sequence ATGCTTTCGCTTCGCACCCTGCTTCGACACCCGATCCAATTTGCGCTGATGACTCTTGGCATCGCGCTCGGTGTGGCGGTCATGGTTGGGATCGACCTTGCCAATGCCAGCGCCGAACGCGCCTTCGACCTGAGCGCAAGCGCAATCACAGGACGCGCCACGCATGCCATCGTTGCCGGGAGCGGCGGGGTGGATGAAACTCTTTATGTCCGTCTGCGCACCGACCCGCAGTGGCGGGGTCAATTCGAGAGCGCGCCGACTGTCCGGGCTTTTGTCGTCAGCCCGCAGTTGGGGGAGATTCCATTCACCTTGCTTGGTATTGACCCGTTCGCCGAAGCACCCTTCCGCAGTTATCTAGGCGGGGGACAGGGCTTCGACTTTCGATCCATCGCTCCGCTGCTCACCCAGCCCGGCGCAATTTTGCTCTCCGCGCCGACCGCCGAGCGTTACGGCTTGACGCTCTGCACGAACGAACTGAACGACTCCTGCCGCCTCGACCTCTCCATCAACGGTGAGACGCGCCCTGCCTACTTCGCCGGTCTGCTCGAACCCTCCGATGACTTCACCCGCCGCGCGCTCGATACGCTTATCATCACCGACATCGCCACCGCCCAAAGCCTGACCGGCACAGCAGGAGAATTGACCCAGATTGACTTGATTCTGCCCGAAGACTTTGACACAGCCGCATTCACATCAGTGCTCCCAGCGGGCAATCTGCTGGTCGCCTCCGCCACACGCAACGACCAGGTCAACACCATGACCGCTGCCTTCCGCGTGAACCTGACCGCGCTCAGCCTGTTGGCGTTGGTGGTTGGCATTTTTCTGATTTACAACACCATGACTTTTTCCGTGATCCAACGCCGTGCCATGTTCGGCACCTTGCGCAGTCTCGGCTATACCCGCGAGCAGGTCTTCGGCATGGTGCTGGGCGAAGCCGCGCTGGTCGGTGCTTTGGGAGCAGGCATCGGGCTGGGCTTGGGCGTTTTACTGGGACAGGGAGCCGTGCAGATGGTCACGCAGACCATCAACGATCTGTTCTTCGTCGTAAGTGTGCGCGGCGTGCAAATCCCCGCATCCAGTTTGCTCAAAGGTGGTTTAGCAGGTTTGTTTGCCAGTTTACTCGCCGCCGCCCCGCCAGCATGGGAAGCCGCCTCCGTCCCGCCGCGCCTGGCACTCTCCCGCGCAGGACTGGAGAGCAAAGCGGATGCCGCTGTCAATCTCGCCGCAGTTCTCGGCATCTTTGCCGCCCTCGATGGCGGATTGATTCTCACCATTCCCACCCGCGACCTGGTCGTCAGTTTCACGGGTACGTTTGCTGTGGTCATCGGCTTGGCGGCACTGACTCCATTTGTGACGGTGACACTCATGCGCCTGCTCAACGACCCTCTTGCCGCACTCTTCGGTTTGCTGGGGCGGCTTGCCCCGCGCAACGTTATCCGTTCGCAAAGCCGTACTGTTGTTGCTGTCGCTGCTCTGATGATCGCCGTTTCGGTCACCATTGGCGTGCAGGTCATGATCACCAGTTTCCGCACCACCGTCACACTCTGGCTCGACCAAACCTTGCAAGGGGACATCTACGTTGCTGCGCAAGGCTTGAGCGCCACCCGTCTCGACACCCCGCTCGACCCTGAAGTGATCTCCATTGCATTGTCACATCCGCTCGTGCAGTCCAGCGCGGTCGTGCGCGTTATCAGTGTGGAGACCGAGTCTGGGTCTGTGGATCTGGTTGCGGCGACGCCCGACCCGCTGCTCGATGCACGCATCCTGCTGGATGGGAATCCCGATGAGGTTGTCAGGAAAATGCGAGATGGGGCGATTCTCCTCTCTGAACCATTGGCTGCCCGTCTTGGCATTGATTCTGCAAATGGGACGTTCCCGCTTCTGACTCCTGAAGGCTGGGTTCAATTTCCTGTGGCAGGAATCTACGCCGATTACGCATCCACGAGCGGGACGATCCGCATGGATATTGATGTGTATCGATCCATTTGGAAGGACAACACGTTCAACGGTGTTTCCCTGACACTTATCCCATCGGCAGATGTGGATTCCGTCACCGCTGACTTGCGCGGGCAATTGACCGGCTTCGAGCGCGTTCAGGTCAACCCAAGCGGTGCGCTGCGTGACGATGCCATCAAGATATTTGACCGCACGTTTGCGATCACCACCGCCATGCAGTTGGTCACGACACTAGTCGCGTTTATCGGTGTCTTGAGTTCTCTGTTGGCTTTGCAGTTGGAGAAAGCCCGCGAAATGGGCATCCTGCGTGCGCTTGGTTTGACCCTGTCCGAAATGCGTCACCTCACATTTTGGGAGACGGGTCTGCTCGGCGCTTCTGCGGGACTGCTCGCCCTGCCCACCGGCTACATCCTTGCGTGGATACTGATCTTCATCATTAACCAGCGCTCCTTTGGCTGGACACTTCAAATGCAGATGGAGCCCCTTCCATTTGCGCAGGCATTTGTTCTGGCGGTCAGCGCCGCCTTGCTTGCGGCAGTTTACCCTGCCTGGCGACTGAGCCATATGCAAACCGCCGAAGCCCTGCGCGGAGAGTGA